In one Mustela lutreola isolate mMusLut2 chromosome 8, mMusLut2.pri, whole genome shotgun sequence genomic region, the following are encoded:
- the CLEC12B gene encoding C-type lectin domain family 12 member B — protein sequence MSEEVTYATLTFQDSVGERNNRDRNNLRKRGYPAPSPTWRQAALSLLTLCLMLLIGLVTLGIMFLQTSNEINSDSEKLSQLQKIIHQQQDNLSEQLNSYRNIPTQEEFLKSQISSLLKRQGQMAIKLCQELIIHTSDHKCNPCPKMWQWYQNSCYYFATNEERTWTKSRKNCMDRNSTLVKIDSLEEKDFLKSQPLPTFSFFWLGLSWDPSGRSWVWEDGSGPSPSLFSTKEYAQINGSKGCAYFQKGNIYISRCTAEISWICEKMAALVKIEDLD from the exons ATGTCTGAAGAAGTGACTTACGCGACACTCACATTTCAGGATTCTGTTGGAGAGAGAAATAACCGGGATAGAAATAACCTAAGGAAAAGAG GGTACCCAGCTCCTTCCCCCACCTGGCGTCAGGCTGCCCTCAGTCTGCTAACTCTGTGTCTGATGCTGCTGATTGGGCTGGTAACCTTGGGGATTATGT TTTTGCAGACATCTAATGAAATTAATTCAGATTCAGAGAAATTAAGTCAACTTCAAAAAATCATCCACCAACAGCAGGATAACTTATCCGAGCAGCTGAACAGCTACAGGAACATTCCCACCCAGGAGGAGTTCCTCAAATCACAGATCTCCAGTCTTTTGAAGAGACAGGGACAAATGGCCATCAAACTCTGCCAGGAGCTAATCATTCACAC ttcagaccaCAAGTGTAATCCTTGTCCTAAGATGTGGCAATGGTACCAAAACAGCTGCTATTATTTTGCAACAAATGAGGAGAGGACCTGGACTAAAAGTAGGAAAAACTGCATGGATAGGAACTCCACCTTGGTGAAGATAGATAGCTTGGAGGAAAAG GATTTTCTGAAGTCGCAGCCATTACccacattctctttcttctggttGGGCTTGTCATGGGACCCATCTGGAAGGAGCTGGGTATGGGAGGATGGCTCTGGTCCCTCTCCATCCTT ATTCAGCACTAAAGAGTATGCCCAGATCAATGGATCCAAAGGATGTGCctattttcaaaaaggaaatatttatatttcccgCTGCACTGCTGAAATCTCCTGGATTTGTGAGAAGATGGCTGCGTTAGTGAAGATTGAAGACTTGGATTAA
- the LOC131839061 gene encoding C-type lectin domain family 1 member B-like isoform X3: protein MLDEDGYITLNIKNRKPALTSVDPASSPLWRVTALILLVLCMGLVVGLVALGMMPVRELNHHQVENKNVSGTLHQVAKKFCQYLIKQLEQKNSVSHKCSPCDRNWRYYGDSCYGFFRRNLTWEESKQFCINMNATLLKIASQNVLEYMKSRTGLIRWVGLSRKNSTEVWMWEDGSVPSKNVFELSGNERENMNCAYFYDGKIYPTFCKNKHYLTCERNASMVNVDTLL from the exons ATGCTGGACGAAGATGGATACATcaccttaaatattaaaaatcgaAAGCCAGCTCTCACCTCAG TTGACCCTGCTTCCTCACCTCTGTGGCGTGTGACGGCTTTGATTCTGCTGGTCTTGTGCATGGGGTTAGTTGTTGGGCTGGTGGCTCTGGGGATGATGC CTGTCAGAGAGCTAAACCACCACCAAGTGGAGAATAAAAATGTCTCAGGAACGCTGCACCAAGTAGCAAAGAAGTTCTgtcaatatttaataaaacagTTGGAACAAAAGAACAGTGTCA GCCATAAATGCAGCCCATGTGACAGAAACTGGAGATATTATGGAGATAGCTGCTATGGATTCTTCAGGCGCAACTTGACATGGGAAGAGAGTAAGCAGTTCTGTATTAACATGAATGCTACTTTGCTGAAGATTGCCAGTCAGAATGTTCTG GAATACATGAAGTCCAGGACTGGATTAATTCGTTGGGTTGGATTGTCCCGCAAGAACTCTACTGAGGTCTGGATGTGGGAAGATGGCTCTGTGCCCTCCAAAAATGT GTTTGAGCTTtctggaaatgaaagagaaaatatgaattgTGCTTATTTTTATGATGGGAAAATTTACCCTACCTTCTGTAAGAACAAGCACTATCTGACGTGTGAGAGGAACGCAAGCATGGTGAATGTGGACACACTACTTTAA